The genomic interval ACCCTTTGCCACCGTTATCATTGGGGGGTTATGTTTTTCAACATTCCTTACCCTTTTTGTTATTCCCGCTCTCTACGAATGGTTTCCAAAAAAGATAGAGACAACATAAAATAATTTTCCGTAGAGATTACAGAGGTTGCGGAAAAGAATAGGAACTTAGGAGTAAGGTACGTCACCTTGAAGAATCGCTATAGTACCTTGTGAAAGAAAAGATTTCTAACGCAAAAGAGGAAAACCATGGAAAAGATCGAGATTACAAAGTCCATTTTCTTCTTTATCCTTGCCGGATTCTGCGAAATAGGCGGCGGATACCTCGTATGGCTCTGGCTAAGAGAGGAGAAGAGTATTTGGCTTGGTTTATTCGGAGCGATAGTACTGGTTATCTACGGAGTCATACCAACCTTCCAGCCTGCAAACTTTGGCCGTGTATACGCCGCCTATGGTGGTGTATTCATAGTTCTCTCCATTCTATGGGGATGGCAGGTTGATAAGATAGCTCCGGATAAATTTGATCTGATCGGTGGTCTTATTGCCCTTATTGGTGTGGTTATCATCATGTACTGGCCACGGGGATAACATGTTTTATTGAACGGTTACTAAATACTATAGTAAACGCTAAAAGAAAGTTGTCATTGCGAGGAGGAACAGTTGCGAGGCAAAGCCGAAGCAAACTATTGGTAAGATTCCTCACTTCGTTCGGAACAGGCTCCTCAATCTCATGGCATGGATTGCTTCGCTGTCGCTCGCAATGACGGATTCATGTCAACTTATTTAGGATGTTTACTATTGAAATTATTCCTTACAAAGGAAGTCTGTAATTTTTTGGTAAAGCATCCTCTCGCTGGAGCGGATGTCTTTGATTTCTTCGTAAAGTTCGTCAAAATATCTGGCGCTGAATCGGGAGCCATATTTGAATCTGTCGCTATCCAGCACATAACCTTTGTGGATATAGCTTTTGAGGATTTCTGTTGCCCACTGCCTAAACTGGATGCCTCTTTCAGAATTGACACGGTAACCAACCGCAATAATTGCTTCCAATGAATAAAAGGAGGCGCTTCTTTTTACCTCTCTGTTTCCTTCTTGTTGAACTTGTAAGAAATCCTTACAAGTTGCCGGATGATCAATTTCGCCGCTTTCATAGATATTTTTCAGAAGGTATGAAGCTACAATTTGTATCTTTATTAATCCTTACTATTGGTTGTATCTCTACAAAATTTCCGAATTTTATATTTGAATATTGTTTCTTCATACCCCAAACTTCCTAAAACTCTCATTCATCCATGGAGACGCAAAATCTTGCGTCTCTACCTGGGTGTTTAAAATCTCTATTGCGCTCTTTCTCACGACTTATCCCCCTTCCGCATCAGTTCCGCCTCGCGCTCTTCTTCTCTACTGCAGATGATTGTTTAATCCTGATGTCTATGAATTCTATATCCAGATTCGGAAAGTACGATCATAAATGATTTTTCAGTATTCAATAGCACTTTTTCGTTGTTCATAACTTCAGTAATATTTTTTGCAATTCAACCGTATATTTTCATCTGCGAGTATTTTCATGGTTACTCTTTATTTGCAAAAACATTAACCTCTTATCCCTGGAATTGTCTAGTGGCAAAATCCAGAGCTGCATCCAATCCTTCTTCTGTCAGTTTTGGATAACCCATGAGGATTTCCTCCCTGGTCATACCTGAAGTAATATTCTGCAGTATCAGAGCCACAGAGATTCTTGTGCCCTTGATAATAGGCTTTCCATTAAGAATTTTTGGGTCACATACAATATGACCTTTCTCCTGTTTCTTCATAAGGTTCTCCTTTAACACCGATTTTCACAGGCATGAAAACCATCATAAAAACACCCTAATCATGCCGTCCAGACAATTTCAATAGATTTTCCTCCAAGCCATGGAACAGCGAATGGAGTTTGTAATTTTTTTACTTCCATCAAAACCGGAGTATGTGCTCTTTTTCTTATTTTCACAAAAAACTTACCACCGTCATAAACGACCCTCCCCGGCATATCAATAAACTTCCTGAATATTGCAGGGGCAAGATTATTTTCAAAACGTCTCAGGTCGCATGCGAATCGATGATACAGGGTATCAGCAATCATTGTCCATAGAATGTCAAAATGAATACGGATCATAATAGGTGAAGACAGAGAGTTCAGATTGAAAAACATTACCAGTTCGGCTATTTTGTTTTCTATCCGCCATCGTTTAGCGTAAACTTCCAATACCCTTTGTAAGGACAGCTCTTTGCTATTGGTTAAAATAAATGTAGGGTTCTCCCGTCCGTGATCTTTCACCACTATTTGCCTGAAAATGTTTTTACAATCTTTAAGCCTGACTTCGCTTTCATAAACTGAGACGTTTTTATACTTTCGCTTTGGAACCGGAATATAAACTTTTTTCCATACCTCCTTTGGAAGTACCAATGTTTCCTTCACAAGGCCGGCATAACGTTTACGAAGCGTTATGAACTTTACCTTGTCATTTTCAAGATCGTCAAGGATATTGTAAGCCGTAAACTTGCAATCAAAAACAAGTGTTTCGCTAACATTGCCTTTTATATTTTTCCAGTAACTTACAAACTTTTTAACCTCTTGCGACTCTTCGCGCCGTAGTATATCAGCTCTTGTATATAAAACTGCATTGCTTTTACTATCAGACGCAATGATGGTATTAGCGCCTTTCATGGTCTTACCCTTAGACCCACACCAGAT from Candidatus Kuenenia stuttgartiensis carries:
- a CDS encoding YnfA family protein, whose protein sequence is MEITKSIFFFILAGFCEIGGGYLVWLWLREEKSIWLGLFGAIVLVIYGVIPTFQPANFGRVYAAYGGVFIVLSILWGWQVDKIAPDKFDLIGGLIALIGVVIIMYWPRG
- the rhuM gene encoding RhuM family protein → MKIQIVASYLLKNIYESGEIDHPATCKDFLQVQQEGNREVKRSASFYSLEAIIAVGYRVNSERGIQFRQWATEILKSYIHKGYVLDSDRFKYGSRFSARYFDELYEEIKDIRSSERMLYQKITDFLCKE
- a CDS encoding DUF433 domain-containing protein, with the translated sequence MKKQEKGHIVCDPKILNGKPIIKGTRISVALILQNITSGMTREEILMGYPKLTEEGLDAALDFATRQFQG